A stretch of the Lolium perenne isolate Kyuss_39 chromosome 3, Kyuss_2.0, whole genome shotgun sequence genome encodes the following:
- the LOC127343985 gene encoding protein NRT1/ PTR FAMILY 1.2 isoform X1, with product MEVSTMEEALPEPRKKGGLRTIPFIISNEIFEKVASFGLHPNMILYLTTRYQMTAVDGAMVIYLWNAMTNFLPIFGAVLADVYLGRFRVIALGSIVSLCGMCVLLLTAILPVYKKTSECAADPRECTRLPSQLPLLFTSLMLMSVGAGGIRPCTLAFGADQLDKKDNSVKNVRILQTFFNWYYTVLGLSVVFAALVIVYIQVNKGWVIGYSVPVGLMLIALTLFLLGSPFYLKADADRSVLVSIVQVLVASYKNRGEMLPPETADASGFHNKAGSRPRVPTTMLRSMNRACVLKNPSKELNADGSACDPWRLCTVQQVEDTKAVIRVLPIWSTGIIPGVIVGQQMFPVLQASTMERRMGGVTVPAGSFGVFAILTLTVWVAFYDRVLVRPLSRLTGQARGLSLRQRMGAGNALFVVAMVVAARTEGLRRAAAIAEGFQDTGHAVVRMSAMRLVPQHCLAGLAEALNLIGQLEFYYSEFPKTMSSIGVSLLALGMGVGAVLGTAIVGILNRATARDGRDSWLSSNLNRGHYDYYYLLLAALSVANLMYFIWCGWAYGDEGQNRVMAAELEDEEETKQEQQK from the exons ATGGAGGTCTCGACCATGGAGGAAGCCCTCCCGGAGCCGAGGAAGAAGGGTGGACTCAGAACTATACCCTTCATCATCT CGAACGAGATCTTCGAGAAGGTGGCGTCGTTCGGGCTGCACCCCAACATGATCCTCTACCTGACCACGCGGTACCAAATGACGGCGGTCGACGGCGCCATGGTGATCTACCTCTGGAACGCCATGACCAACTTCCTGCCCATCTTCGGCGCCGTGCTCGCCGACGTTTACCTCGGCCGATTCCGCGTCATCGCCCTCGGAAGCATCGTCAGCCTCTGC GGGATGTGCGTGCTGTTGCTGACGGCGATTCTGCCGGTGTACAAGAAGACCTCGGAGTGCGCGGCGGACCCGCGGGAATGCACGCGGCTGCCGAGCCAGCTGCCGCTGCTGTTCACGTCGCTCATGCTCATGTCCGTCGGGGCGGGCGGCATCCGGCCGTGCACGCTGGCGTTCGGGGCGGACCAGCTGGACAAGAAGGACAACAGCGTCAAGAACGTGCGTATACTGCAGACCTTCTTCAACTGGTACTACACCGTGCTGGGGCTCTCCGTCGTCTTCGCCGCTCTCGTCATCGTCTACATACAGGTCAACAAGGGGTGGGTCATCGGCTACTCCGTGCCCGTCGGGCTCATGCTCATCGCGCTCACGCTCTTCCTTCTCGGCTCGCCCTTCTACCTCAAGGCGGACGCCGACAGGAGCGTTCTCGTGAGCATCGTGCAGGTGCTCGTCGCCAGCTACAAGAACCGGGGCGAGATGCTGCCGCCGGAGACCGCCGACGCGTCGGGCTTCCACAACAAGGCTGGCTCCAGGCCCAGAGTCCCTACGACCATGCTCAGGTCCATGAACCGGGCGTGCGTGCTGAAGAACCCGAGCAAGGAGCTCAACGCCGATGGCTCGGCGTGTGACCCGTGGAGGCTGTGCACGGTGCAGCAGGTGGAGGACACCAAGGCCGTCATCCGCGTGCTTCCGATATGGTCGACGGGGATCATACCCGGCGTGATCGTCGGCCAGCAGATGTTCCCCGTGCTGCAGGCCAGCACGATGGAGCGGCGGATGGGCGGCGTGACCGTCCCCGCTGGGTCCTTCGGCGTCTTCGCCATCCTCACGCTAACCGTGTGGGTGGCCTTCTACGACCGCGTGCTCGTCCGGCCCCTCTCGCGGCTCACCGGACAGGCGCGCGGGCTCAGCCTGCGGCAGCGCATGGGCGCCGGGAACGCGCTCTTCGTCGTGGCCATGGTCGTGGCCGCGCGCACCGAGGGTCTCCGCCGCGCCGCGGCCATCGCGGAGGGCTTCCAGGACACCGGGCACGCGGTGGTGCGCATGTCGGCGATGCGGCTCGTGCCGCAGCACTGCCTCGCGGGCCTGGCCGAGGCGCTGAACCTGATCGGGCAGCTCGAATTCTACTACTCCGAGTTCCCCAAGACCATGTCCAGCATCGGGGTGTCGCTGCTCGCACTCGGCATGGGCGTCGGCGCCGTGTTGGGCACCGCCATCGTGGGGATCCTCAACAGGGCCACGGCGAGGGACGGGCGCGACAGCTGGTTATCCAGCAACCTCAACAGGGGCCACTACGACTACTATTACCTGCTACTCGCGGCGCTGTCCGTGGCTAACTTGATGTACTTCATCTGGTGTGGCTGGGCGTACGGCGACGAGGGGCAGAACAGAGTGATGGCggccgagctggaggacgaggaagAGACCAAGCAAGAACAACAGAAGTGA
- the LOC127343985 gene encoding protein NRT1/ PTR FAMILY 1.2 isoform X2, which translates to MEVSTMEEALPEPRKKGGLRTIPFIISNEIFEKVASFGLHPNMILYLTTRYQMTAVDGAMVIYLWNAMTNFLPIFGAVLADVYLGRFRVIALGSIGMCVLLLTAILPVYKKTSECAADPRECTRLPSQLPLLFTSLMLMSVGAGGIRPCTLAFGADQLDKKDNSVKNVRILQTFFNWYYTVLGLSVVFAALVIVYIQVNKGWVIGYSVPVGLMLIALTLFLLGSPFYLKADADRSVLVSIVQVLVASYKNRGEMLPPETADASGFHNKAGSRPRVPTTMLRSMNRACVLKNPSKELNADGSACDPWRLCTVQQVEDTKAVIRVLPIWSTGIIPGVIVGQQMFPVLQASTMERRMGGVTVPAGSFGVFAILTLTVWVAFYDRVLVRPLSRLTGQARGLSLRQRMGAGNALFVVAMVVAARTEGLRRAAAIAEGFQDTGHAVVRMSAMRLVPQHCLAGLAEALNLIGQLEFYYSEFPKTMSSIGVSLLALGMGVGAVLGTAIVGILNRATARDGRDSWLSSNLNRGHYDYYYLLLAALSVANLMYFIWCGWAYGDEGQNRVMAAELEDEEETKQEQQK; encoded by the exons ATGGAGGTCTCGACCATGGAGGAAGCCCTCCCGGAGCCGAGGAAGAAGGGTGGACTCAGAACTATACCCTTCATCATCT CGAACGAGATCTTCGAGAAGGTGGCGTCGTTCGGGCTGCACCCCAACATGATCCTCTACCTGACCACGCGGTACCAAATGACGGCGGTCGACGGCGCCATGGTGATCTACCTCTGGAACGCCATGACCAACTTCCTGCCCATCTTCGGCGCCGTGCTCGCCGACGTTTACCTCGGCCGATTCCGCGTCATCGCCCTCGGAAGCATC GGGATGTGCGTGCTGTTGCTGACGGCGATTCTGCCGGTGTACAAGAAGACCTCGGAGTGCGCGGCGGACCCGCGGGAATGCACGCGGCTGCCGAGCCAGCTGCCGCTGCTGTTCACGTCGCTCATGCTCATGTCCGTCGGGGCGGGCGGCATCCGGCCGTGCACGCTGGCGTTCGGGGCGGACCAGCTGGACAAGAAGGACAACAGCGTCAAGAACGTGCGTATACTGCAGACCTTCTTCAACTGGTACTACACCGTGCTGGGGCTCTCCGTCGTCTTCGCCGCTCTCGTCATCGTCTACATACAGGTCAACAAGGGGTGGGTCATCGGCTACTCCGTGCCCGTCGGGCTCATGCTCATCGCGCTCACGCTCTTCCTTCTCGGCTCGCCCTTCTACCTCAAGGCGGACGCCGACAGGAGCGTTCTCGTGAGCATCGTGCAGGTGCTCGTCGCCAGCTACAAGAACCGGGGCGAGATGCTGCCGCCGGAGACCGCCGACGCGTCGGGCTTCCACAACAAGGCTGGCTCCAGGCCCAGAGTCCCTACGACCATGCTCAGGTCCATGAACCGGGCGTGCGTGCTGAAGAACCCGAGCAAGGAGCTCAACGCCGATGGCTCGGCGTGTGACCCGTGGAGGCTGTGCACGGTGCAGCAGGTGGAGGACACCAAGGCCGTCATCCGCGTGCTTCCGATATGGTCGACGGGGATCATACCCGGCGTGATCGTCGGCCAGCAGATGTTCCCCGTGCTGCAGGCCAGCACGATGGAGCGGCGGATGGGCGGCGTGACCGTCCCCGCTGGGTCCTTCGGCGTCTTCGCCATCCTCACGCTAACCGTGTGGGTGGCCTTCTACGACCGCGTGCTCGTCCGGCCCCTCTCGCGGCTCACCGGACAGGCGCGCGGGCTCAGCCTGCGGCAGCGCATGGGCGCCGGGAACGCGCTCTTCGTCGTGGCCATGGTCGTGGCCGCGCGCACCGAGGGTCTCCGCCGCGCCGCGGCCATCGCGGAGGGCTTCCAGGACACCGGGCACGCGGTGGTGCGCATGTCGGCGATGCGGCTCGTGCCGCAGCACTGCCTCGCGGGCCTGGCCGAGGCGCTGAACCTGATCGGGCAGCTCGAATTCTACTACTCCGAGTTCCCCAAGACCATGTCCAGCATCGGGGTGTCGCTGCTCGCACTCGGCATGGGCGTCGGCGCCGTGTTGGGCACCGCCATCGTGGGGATCCTCAACAGGGCCACGGCGAGGGACGGGCGCGACAGCTGGTTATCCAGCAACCTCAACAGGGGCCACTACGACTACTATTACCTGCTACTCGCGGCGCTGTCCGTGGCTAACTTGATGTACTTCATCTGGTGTGGCTGGGCGTACGGCGACGAGGGGCAGAACAGAGTGATGGCggccgagctggaggacgaggaagAGACCAAGCAAGAACAACAGAAGTGA